A segment of the Macrobrachium nipponense isolate FS-2020 chromosome 4, ASM1510439v2, whole genome shotgun sequence genome:
caaattccttaaggaggcttaggccagcatccaaaaaatgagaagaaatccactttcgataagagaggcattaacttaccaatgTAGAGTTTGCCTATGgcttgaaagtggtatacccacgctgaagctggcccgacagataacgaattccttaaggaggcttaggcccgcgtccaaaaggtgggcagaaatccactttttgATAAGTGAGGCATtatcttaccatggtagaggttgtcTATGATACggaagtggtatacccatgctttagctggcccgacagataacGAATTCctcaaggaggcttaggccagcatctcaaaggtgggcagaaatcgactttcgataagagaagcattaaccatggtagaggttgcctatggtacAAAAGTGCTATACCCACACTtcagctggcccgacagataccgaatttcttaaggaggcttaggctagcatccaaaaggtgggcagaaatccactttcgataagagaggcattaacttacaattgtagaggttgcctatggtacAAAAGTGCTATACCCAAACTTAAACTGGCCCGAtaaataccgaattccttaaggaggcttaggccagcatccaaacggtgggtagaaatccactttcgataagagaggcattaacttaacatggtagaggttgcctatggctcgaaaatggtatacccacgcttaagctggcccgacagataccaaattccttaaggaggcttaggccaacatccaaaaggtgggcagaaatccactttcgataagagaggcattaacttaccatggtagaggttgcatatggctcaaaagtggtataccacgcttaagctggcccaaCAGATAACGAATTCctcaaggaggcttaggccaacatCCAAATGGTGGGCAGAAATctactttcgataagagaggcattaacttacaatggtagaggttgcctatggctcgaaagtggtatacccatgcttaagctggcccgacagataccgaattccttaaggaggcttaggccagcatccaaaatgtaggcagaaatccactttcgataagaaaggcattaacttaccatggtagaggttgcctatggctcgaaagtggtatacccacgcttaagctggcccgacagataccgaattccttaaggaggcttaggtcaacatccaaaaggtgggcagaaatccactttcgataagagaggcattaacttaccatgggagaggttgcctatggctcgagaGTGGTATACctacgcttaagctggcccgatagataccgaattccttaaggaggcttaggctagcatccaaaaggtggacagatatccactttcgataagaaagGCATTAACTTATCATGGTAGGCGTTGCCTATGgcttgaaagtggtatacccaaaCTTAAGCTGGACCAacaaataccgaattccttaaggaggcttacgCTAGCATccgaaaggtgggcagaaatccacttcgATAAAGATATTGGCATTACTtacatggtagaggttgcctatgattcgaaagtggtatacccacacttaagATGGCCCGACAAATACCGAATTCAtttaggaggcttaggccagcatccaaacggtgggtagaaatccactttcgataagagaggcataaACTTACAATGGAAGAGTTTGCCTATGGAAAGAAAGTagtatacccatgcttaagctggcccgacagataccaaattccttaaggaggcttaggccaacatccaaaaggtgggcagaaatccactttcgataagagaggcattaacttaccatggtagaggttgcctatggctcgaaagtggtatacctacGCTTAAGCTGGACCAacaaataccgaattccttaaggaaacttaggctagcatccaaaaggtggacagatatccactttcgataagagaggcattaacttaccatggtagacgttgcctatggctcgaaagtggtatacccacacttaagctggcccgacaaataccgaattccttaaggaggcttaggctagcatccgaaaggtgggcagaaatcacTTTCGATAAAAGAGGCATTTTAACTTACCAGGTAGTTAGAGGTTGCCTATgacgaaagtggtatacccacaacTTAAGGTTGGCCCGACAAATACCGAATTCAtttaggaggcttaggccagcatccaaacgGTGGGGTAGAAATCCCCACTTTCAAGATAATAAGGCATAAACTTATCATGGTAGATGTTGCTTATGGCTCGAAggtggtatacccatgcttaaaCTGGCCCGacaaataccgaattccttaaggaggcttaggctagcatccaaaaggtgggcagatatccactttcgataagagaagCATAAACTCACCATGGTAGACGTTGCATATGGCTTGAAAttggtatacccacacttaagctggACCAACAAATACCGAATTCCTTTAGTTGGCTTAGGCTAGCATCCAAAAGTTGGGCAAAAATCAACTTTCCATgatagaggcattaacttactatggtagaggttgcctatggctcgaaattggtatacccacgcttaagctggcccgacagatactaaattccttaaagaggcttaggccagcatctaaaaggtgggcagaaatccattttcgatgagagaggcattaacttaccatggtagaggttgcctatgggtcgaaagtggtatacccatgtaTAGCTGGCCTGACATAATACCGAATTCCtaaggaggcttaggctagcatccaaaaggtgggcagatatCCACTTTCGGTAAGAGAGGCATGAACATACCATGGTACACGTTGCCTATGgcttgaaagtggtatacccacacttaagctggACCAACAATTACCGAAtaccttaaggaggcttaggctagcatccgaaaggtgggcagaaatccgctttcgataagagaggcattaacttaccatggttgaggttgcctatgactcgaaagtggtatacccacgcttaagctggcccgacagataccgaattccttaaggaggcttaggccagtagCCAAAAGGAGGGCAGACGtccacttttgataagagaggcattaacttaccatggtagagtttgcctatggctcgaaagtggtatacccaagTTTAAGCTGGCCCGATAGATACTAAATTAcataaggaggcttaggccagcatccaaaaggtgggtaAAAATCCACTTTCCATgatagaggcattaacttaccatggtagaggatGCCTATGACTCGAAAttggtatacccatgcttaagtTGGCCCGACAGATACTAAATTCCTTAAAGAGGCTTAGGCCACCatctaaaaggtgggcagaaatccactttcgatgagagaggcattaacttaccatggtagatgttgcctatggctcgaaagtggtatacccacgtatagctggcccgacagataccgaattccttaaggaggcttaggccagcatccaaaaggtgggcagaaatgctctttcgataagagaggcaatAACTTACCATAGTAGATGTTGCCTATGgatcgaaagtggtatacccactctTAAGCTGGGACCATACAGTATACCGAATTCCTTTAAGGAGCGcgttaggccagcatccaaaaggtgggcagaaatccactttccgATAGGTAGAGGCATTACTTTACCATGGTTAGAGGTTGTGCCTATTTGGCCTTGAAAGTGGTATACCTCACGCTTTAAGGCTGGCCCCCGACAAAATACCGAATTCCTTTAGGatgcttaggccagcatccaaaaaatgggaagaaatccactttcgataagagaggcattaacttaccaatgtagaggttgcctatggctcgaaagtggtatacccacgctgaagctggcccgacagataccgaattccttaaggaggcttaagGCCAGCATCAAAAGGCCAGCACCAAAAGGAGGGCAGAAATCCACATTTCGTAAGAGAGGCATTAATCTTACAATGGTAGAGGTTGCTATGGTACAGAAGTGGTACCTTGGCTTAGTGGCCCCACATATAAagattccttaaggaggcttaggccaaacATCCAAAATGTGGGCACCATTCGATAAGAGAGGCCTGTACTTACATGGTAGAGGTTCCTATGCTCGAAAGTGGTATCCCAGCTTCAAGCGGCCGACAGATAAaagaattccttaaggaggcttaggcacTCCAAATGTGGGCAGAAATCcatttcgataagagaggcattaacttacaatggtagaggttgcctatggctcgaaagtggtatcctcttgctggcccgacagataccgaattccttaaggctTAGCCCAGGCATCCAAAATGTGGGCAGGAAATCCACTTCGATAAGAGGCCTTAACTTACCATAGGTAGAGGGCGTTGCCTAATGGCTCggaaaagtggtatacccacgcttaaggcCCTGGCCCGACCAGATAAACGAATTCCTTAAGGCGAGGCTTAGGGCCAACATCCAAATGGTGGGGCCAGGAAATCCACTttctttcgataagagaggcattaacttacaatgGTAGATCGGTTGACCTATGGGCTCGAAAGTGGCTCCCCATTACCCACATGCTTAAGCTGGCCCCGGAACAGATACcacgaattccttaaggaggcttaggccagcatccaaaatgtGGGcaaaaatccactttcgataagagaggcattaacttaccatggtagaggttgcctatggctcgaaagtggtatacccacgcttaagctggcccgacagataccgaattccttaaggaggcttaggccaacatccaaaaggtgggcaggaTCTCCTTTCTATGAGAGGCATAACacttcgataagagaggcattaacttacaatggtagaggttgcctatggctcgaaagtggtatacccatgcttaagctggcccgacagataccgaattcctttaggaggcttaggccagcatccaaaatgtgggcagaaatccactttcgataagagaggcattaacttaccatggtagaggttgcctatggctcaaaagtggtatacccacgcttaagctggcccgacagataccgaattccttaaggaggcttaggccaacatccaaaaggtgggcagaaatccactttcgataagagaggcattaacttaccatggtagaggttgcctatggctcgaaagtggtatacctacTCTTAAGCTGGCCCGATAGATACCGAATTTCTTAAGGAAGCTTAGGccaacatccaaaaggtgggcagaaatccactttcgataagagaggcattaacttacaatggtagaggttgcctatggctcaaaagtggtatacccatgcttaagctggcccgacagataccgaattccttaaggaggcttaggccagcatccaaaaggtgggaagaaatccacttttgataagggAGGCATTTCCCTACCATGGTTGAGGTTGCCTATGACTCAAAAggggtatacccacgcttaagttggcccgacagataccgaattccttaagtgaggcttaggccagcatccaaaaggtgggcagaaatccactttcgattagagaggcattaacttaccatggtagaggctGCCTATGGgttgaaagtggtatacccacgtatTAGctctggcccgacagataccgaattccttaaggaggcgtAGGTTACCATCCAGAagttgggcagaaatccactttcgataagaaaggcattaacttaccatgctgGAGGTTGCTTATGGCACGAAAGTAGTATACCCACACTTATGAAAGCCTGATTGATACTGAATTCcgtaaggaggcttaggccagcacccaAATGGTGGGCATAAATCCAGTTTTACCAAAGTAATTAGTTGAGCTTGTTAATGAGTCGTTCAATATGACTAGCAGCTAGTCGAATTTGATGGACTCTACCTGCGATAGTGATTAGATCTGTTTTTTCTAACCTTCCTGGCAGTGCAATGAGTGTGACACCACTTCTTTTGGTAATTTCCTCTAGTGTCCTCCCTTGGGTTCCATTGATAGCTTTATGGAATTTCCTCGGGACATCCAGTTCAGCTATCACTTCTCCATCCGTTTCCTCAATCCATCTAAGTTTTACCTTTTCCCCTCTGAAGATTATACAGTTGTCCTCCTGTTGAGGGGGAAGTCTTGTAAAACGCGAGAAGACACTTTTGTTTGGCTTAGGCTGAtctggttccaagtcgaaggtgATCCGTTTTCGATCAGCCTTTTTAACCTGTTGGGGCTTTTTGCTCCCCGTGTCATCCTGTGGGCATCTTTATCTACAACCTTCTGTTCCTCTTTAGCCTGCAGCTTTCCTTGGAGTAAGTTTCTGTTTAGGGTCACTTTTCTTTTCGCAGGTCGTCCTTGGTTTTCCAACGTTTCCTCATCATTACCGAGATGACTGACTTGCTGTGGAAGAGGGACGCTCTCCTCGGGTAGATCTTCCTCTGAGGCTTcgttctcttcctcttccacagGCTTGGACAACTTATTTTCGAGGAAACTGATCTTCTCCTTTAATCCATCTAGTTCGGTCAGTAGAGCTTCGTGCCGTTCGCCTCGCACGAAGTCGTTCATCTTTGCCTCCATTAGTTCTTTTTGTAATCTGCCGTTCTCTTCAGACATCTCTGCGATGATATGAGCTTGTTCTTTAATATCCTTTTCcaattcttctttctctttcagaaGTTGTGATTGCCTCTCCATCTGGGCTCGGTTTTCTTCCTTTGCCCTTTCCAGCTCTGCTTTCATCAGGCGATTTGATTCCTCCATTTCATTGGTTGTGTTTCTATGCCGCTCATTCATTTCCTTGAGATCAGTAATAGTTTTGTTCGCtaattccttctctttctcctttattttttgaAGGCCTTCATATTTATAGTAGAGGAGGTCAAACTTCGTTTCCAtctcctcttcctttttcttaaAATGAGCATTTTCTTCAATCAGTTTTTCTATTGCCTCTAATTTAATCGCGTTGTCTGGTTCACTTGTCTTTTCAGTCAACTTTAGATTTTCCTCCTCAGTTTCCTCGGTTTGATCAAGTGAGCTATCCATCGACGACCTATCAAATTCTTGCTCTTCGTCATCAGAATCAGTTTCCTGCTTCTTATTACTTAGTAAGGAATTAAACATGAGCACAATTCCTGCCAAGATCAGATACATTCCAAAATAAACACAGACATGACCAAGTTGGACTTTTGTcaattcttttttccagagttCGGGCCACGGATTCACACTGTTGTGTAATTCCTTGTTCTGGATTTTCCAAATAGTCTTTCAACACGAGGGAAGAAGGACAATATCCGACGAAGGACTGCAACGGGCGAAGATTCCATGGTTTCCTTAACGAAGTGAGGCCTCTCAGGTAGAAGCCAAGAGATCATCCTATATATTGAGGACTCCTTCAGAGTATCCAAACGTCCTTCAAGTTCGAAGGTATACTGCTCGCAACCAACAAGCCGGTGCTGAACACCGCTTTCAAGACGAGCGAATGTATTAACTCCTACGAACACAGATCCTAATACAACCAACACGGTGACGAATGCTTTAAGGCACATTGCTTTAAGCGATGCGAAGAACATTATGTAATGTCTGCAGATAACAGGACCTTCCTCTAACCTTACTTTTCATTCAGGACACGAAGCTTCATGGATTCTGAAGACGGGATTCACGGAATGGAGACGGAAGTGCGGCTTTTTGAGGACGGAAATCCTTTATTCTGAGGATGGAATTCCCGGAAATTGATTCATCTCCGATTCTAGGCTGAAAACGAACATGCTTGCACGAACACACATTCCCGGAGACGTCTACTATCTTGTTCGTTTTCTCTGGAAAGCTCCGCATTGAAGATCTGTGAAGTctcttttatattccttttgctCAGAAAGCAGCGCTGGTTAGATACTTCAGTATTTAAACGCAATCCGGTAAAtacatgaaagaaaaattatgaaaagtaaagaaaaataaaaacagatatgtTCACTGAAGCTGCCTGAATCTCCACTATAGGTTTAATACATATATGAAGTATTCAATtgcatttccttttaatttttaccaaaaATATTAGAGGTCAATGTATAGCGCAACCCTGCCAATATTTCTGTTAACACTTGCTCTATGATTTATTCAAAAACTGGATCCCATCTCTAGTTCTTATCTCTACATTTTCATCCCCCCCATGTCCAAGCATATCTGAGCCAGATGTGCTTTATCCCAACATTCcgttctgtgtatatatatatatatatataatatagaatatatataatatatatatatattatatatatatctatagatagattaaaatataaatatatatagataaatatatagatagtatatagtctattatataaatatatagatatatatatacttaaaatattattatgtattaatttaagattacatattataatatagagtattgatatatttatagatagatataatatagatctatatatcgaGAGATATATTATAGAGGATAattagatatgaaatatatataatatataggagatatataaatataaagattatatataagataagtattataataatattgaatagATAGGTATAGGTAtagtagatagtagatatatataatatatatagatatagataatatatagagacataattttataatatatatatatatatattatagaatattataagatatatataatatatatatatatatattatataatctatatatagattatatatatatatatatatatatagagatatagagatatatataatattatattactatatatagatatgtataggtatatatattataataatatatctctatgtataataatatataatatatatatatatatttaattttatagtataatattataatatctgtatatatatctaaatatatgtaatatatatatatattatatattatatatagatatatatatgtatatgtttattattatatatatatatatatataaatatatatgtaatatatgttatatatatatatattatatgatatatatataagatataccatatataatatataatttatatataaatgtatattataacatataaatatgtatatatatagctataataatttatatataaattaatatataattatatataaatatattatatatatatattattaagtacatattttctatatatatatatatatgtatataatatatatatatatatataatctatttctatatatataacatatcatacaatgtatataatatattattatatatatattaaataataatatatagataatatttatagtatattctaataatatatatatatatatatattataatatatatatatatatgtaaattataatatatttaatatatatattatatataataattatatactataatattatagatataatattattataatatatataatatagatatataaatatatatatattattaatatattttataaaaaaaaaaaattataatataatatatatatatatatatatatatatatatatataatatatatatacctaatagtatatatatatatatatatatatctatatgtcacctcacatttccgtgattcatatacatatatgagctacaatgtcccttaatatctaattcgctctaccttccggaattaataattttattttcatatatgcttaaccgagaaggggaatttttttctcgataatagacttgcctggatcgggacgcgaacccactggagcctttcaaatccagaacgtcggtgaagcttttacctactacgccaccgcaagaggcttcaTAGGTTCGcgccaggcaagtctattatcgagaaaaaaattccccttcggttaagcatatatgaaaatatattaattctgaggtagagcgaattagatattaaaggacattgtagctcgatatatatatatatatatatatatatatatatatatatatatgtatatatatttcatgtatatatatatgtatatatatatatatgtatatatatatatatatatatatatatatatatatatatatatgtgtgtgtgtgtgtgtgtgtgtgtgtgtgtgtgtgtgtgtgtgtgtgtgtgtgtgtatgcgtgtgcgtgtgtgtgtgtctcctaaCTTGTAAAAGCTGTGAGTTTTAATCATCGTTGCTCTTGAAAAGGTCAGATATTTCAAGTGGTCGGGTGTCTTGTGTTTACATGAACTGACAAACGTCCTTTAGAAGTCTTGAGGTCAGTTGGTTTCAAAATCCAAAGTATTGTATTAATGCTGGTCTTCGCTAATAATggcgtttattaattttattctgcaAGATCCTGATCTATTTTACTGTTggtataaacaagaaaaaatgcccCGATGTCAAGTTTTCTGTATAATGCTGCAGGAAACTGTCAGCCatggctcatgaaactctcagctgctgCCTGGTGCTGGGCTCTGTTGTTGGCGCCTGTAGCGGAGCCAGACGAACGATCATAACTAACTGTAACTCttgataaaatagaaactactgaggctagagctctgcaatttggtatgtttggtgatttgagggtggatgaccaacataccaatttgcagccctctacccttttttaagatctgagggcggacagataaagtgcggacggacggaaaaATTGCcattacaagaaactaagattaaattataaaaaaatggtaGCCAGATAAACTAGAAATGCGGGAAGGAAGGGGGTTACGTATTACATAATTATGATAGTTAAGAAGAAGGTCAAATTAGACCATTGTGTAGGAAACCCCACTCTGGTTACGCAAGAGGTGGATGAGAGGTCGGTCATTTATTTGGCTTCAAAGAATATAAGTCAAAATTTATTCTGGAACGAAATTCCGGAAAGACAGTTTCATAAAG
Coding sequences within it:
- the LOC135210667 gene encoding cilia- and flagella-associated protein 251-like — translated: MFNSLLSNKKQETDSDDEEQEFDRSSMDSSLDQTEETEEENLKLTEKTSEPDNAIKLEAIEKLIEENAHFKKKEEEMETKFDLLYYKYEGLQKIKEKEKELANKTITDLKEMNERHRNTTNEMEESNRLMKAELERAKEENRAQMERQSQLLKEKEELEKDIKEQAHIIAEMSEENGRLQKELMEAKMNDFVRGERHEALLTELDGLKEKISFLENKLSKPVEEEENEASEEDLPEESVPLPQQVSHLGNDEETLENQGRPAKRKVTLNRNLLQGKLQAKEEQKVVDKDAHRMTRGAKSPNRLKRLIENGSPSTWNQISLSQTKVSSRVLQDFPLNRRTTV